A genomic window from Camelina sativa cultivar DH55 chromosome 2, Cs, whole genome shotgun sequence includes:
- the LOC104749408 gene encoding DNA-binding protein RHL1-like, giving the protein MFLNKGRLFFRPSLHVAASSSKKGADEDDAESKQKKRLKILALDNQLLSDSPAKSNSSLKPSKQVLKHHGTDIIRKSQRKNRFFFFFPGLLAPISGATIDDFDRLSTKNPVLYLNFPQGRMKLFGTILYPKNRYLTLQFSRGGKNVLCDDYFDNMVSLFF; this is encoded by the exons ATGTTTCTAAATAAGGGACGTTTATTTTTCCGTCCTTCGTTACACGTGGCAGCTTCATCGTCGAAGAAAGGAGCAGATGAAGATGATGCAGAGtcgaaacagaagaagagattaaaaatCCTAGCTCTCGATAACCAACTGCTCTCTGATTCTCCGGCGAAATCTAATTCCTCTCTCAAACCTTCAAAGCAAGTTCTGAAACACCATGGCACCGACATCATCCGCAAGTCTCAGCGCAAaaatcgtttcttcttcttcttccctggTCTTCTCGCTCCTATCTCCGGCGCCACCATCGACGATTTCGATCGATTGTCTACTAAAAACCCTGTCCTTTACCTCAATTTCCCCCAG GGTCGGATGAAGCTTTTTGGAACGATTTTGTATCCTAAGAACAGATACTTGACTCTTCAGTTCTCTAGAGGAGGCAAAAATGTCTTATGTGatgattattttgataatatggTTAGTCTCTTTTTTTAG